In one window of Miscanthus floridulus cultivar M001 chromosome 12, ASM1932011v1, whole genome shotgun sequence DNA:
- the LOC136496447 gene encoding phytosulfokine receptor 1-like, with amino-acid sequence MGGSRWLLNFLLVSALLHVVHSGRSLESQACDPADLKALLDFSDALDSKPAGLVGWGPGDAAACCSWTGVACELGRVVTLDLSNKSLHGGISSAVASLDGLATLNLSRNALRGAAPEELAGLPKLRVLDLSANALSGPFPAAAAAAGGGGFPAIEQVNISFNSFDGPHPAFPAAANLTALDISGNNFSGGINSSALCLAPLEVLRFSGNAFSGEIPSGLSRCRALTELSLDGNCFTGNIPGDLYTLPNLRRLSLQENQLTGNLGNDLGTLSQIVQLDLSYNKFTGSIPDVFGKMRWLESVNLATNKLDGELPASLSSCPLLRVISLRNNSLSGEIAIDFNLLPKLNTFDIGTNNLSGVIPPGITVCTKLRTLNLARNKLVGEIPKSFKELRSLSYLSLTGNSFTNLASALQVLQHLPNLTSLVLTRNFRGGETMPVHGISGFKSMQVLVLANCLLTGVIPPWLQSLGSLNVLDISWNKLNGNIPPWLGKLDNLFYIDLSNNSFSGELPMSFTQMRSLISTNGSSEQSPTEDFPLFIKRNSTGQGLQYNQVSSFPPSLILSNNLLVGPILSSFGYLVKLHVLDLSWNNFSGPIPDELSNMSSLEVLNLAHNNLNGTIPSSLTKLNFLSKFDVSYNNLTGDIPAGGQFSTFSPEDFDGNPTLCLRNSSCAAKDSSVGAAHSKKSKAALVALGLGTAVGVLLVLFCAYVIMSRTVHSRMQERNPKAVANAEDSESNSCLVLLFQNNKEFSIEDILKSTNNFDQAYIVGCGGFGLVYKSTLPDGRRVAIKRLSGDYSQIEREFQAEVETLSRAQHENLVLLQGYCKVGNDRLLIYSYMENGSLDYWLHERADSGMLLDWQKRLLIAQGSARGLAYLHMSCDPHILHRDIKSSNILLDENFEAHLADFGLARLICAYETHVTTDVVGTLGYIPPEYGQSPVATYKGDIYSFGIVLLELLTGRRPVDMCRPKGTRDVVSWVLQMKEEGRETEVFHPSIHHKGNESQLMRILDIACLCVTAAPKSRPTSQQLVAWLDNIAEGGGILQS; translated from the coding sequence ATGGGAGGCTCCCGCTGGCTGCTCAACTTCCTGCTCGTCTCCGCGCTGCTCCACGTCGTCCATTCCGGCCGGTCCCTGGAGTCCCAGGCGTGCGACCCCGCCGACCTGAAGGCGCTCCTCGACTTCTCCGACGCCTTGGACAGCAAGCCCGCCGGGCTCGTCGGGTGGGGCCCCGGCGACGCCGCTGCCTGCTGTTCCTGGACGGGCGTCGCCTGCGAACTCGGGCGGGTGGTCACGCTGGATCTCTCCAACAAGAGCCTCCACGGCGGCATCTCCTCCGCGGTCGCCTCCCTCGACGGCCTCGCCACGCTCAACCTCTCCCGGAACGCGCTCCGCGGCGCCGCGCCGGAGGAGCTGGCCGGGCTGCCGAAGCTGCGGGTGCTCGACCTCAGCGCGAACGCGCTCTCCGGCCCGTTCCCGgccgctgctgccgctgccggcggcggcggcttcccgGCAATCGAGCAGGTCAACATCTCCTTCAACAGCTTCGACGGGCCGCACCCCGCGTTCCCCGCCGCGGCGAACCTGACGGCGCTTGATATCTCCGGCAATAACTTCTCCGGCGGCATCAACTCGTCCGCGCTCTGTCTTGCGCCGCTCGAGGTCCTCCGCTTCTCGGGGAATGCCTTCTCCGGCGAGATACCCAGCGGGTTGAGCCGGTGCAGGGCGCTCACGGAGCTCTCTCTCGACGGCAACTGTTTCACGGGGAACATCCCCGGCGACCTGTACACGCTGCCCAACCTGAGGAGGCTGAGCTTACAGGAAAATCAGCTCACCGGCAACCTCGGCAATGACCTTGGTACCCTCTCTCAGATCGTGCAGCTTGACTTGTCCTATAACAAGTTCACAGGCTCCATCCCTGATGTCTTTGGAAAGATGAGGTGGCTAGAGTCCGTAAACTTGGCCACCAATAAGTTGGATGGTGAATTGCCTGCTTCCCTGTCCAGTTGTCCACTGTTGAGGGTAATCAGCCTGAGGAACAACTCGCTGTCTGGTGAGATTGCTATCGACTTCAACTTGCTTCCGAAGCTGAATACTTTTGATATTGGAACCAACAATCTGAGTGGTGTTATACCTCCTGGCATCACCGTGTGCACCAAGCTGAGGACGCTGAATCTTGCAAGGAACAAGCTCGTGGGGGAGATACCAAAGAGCTTCAAGGAGTTGAGATCCCTGTCGTACCTCTCATTGACAGGGAATAGCTTCACGAACCTCGCATCGGCATTGCAGGTCTTGCAACACCTGCCCAACCTCACAAGCTTGGTGCTCACCAGGAATTTCCGTGGTGGCGAGACAATGCCAGTGCATGGCATCAGTGGGTTCAAGAGCATGCAGGTGCTCGTCCTGGCAAACTGTTTACTGACAGGCGTAATTCCACCTTGGCTGCAGAGCTTGGGAAGCCTCAATGTGCTGGACATTTCATGGAACAAGTTAAATGGGAATATCCCACCGTGGCTAGGGAAGCTGGACAATCTCTTCTATATTGACCTGTCAAACAATTCTTTCAGTGGTGAGCTTCCTATGAGCTTCACACAGATGAGGAGTTTGATTTCAACTAATGGCTCGAGTGAGCAGTCACCAACAGAGGACTTCCCGTTATTCATCAAGAGGAATTCAACTGGCCAAGGTTTGCAGTACAACCAAGTCAGCAGCTTCCCACCATCACTTATACTCTCAAACAATCTGCTTGTTGGGCCGATCTTGTCAAGTTTTGGTTATCTTGTGAAGCTTCATGTCCTGGACCTGAGCTGGAACAACTTCTCAGGGCCAATCCCTGACGAGCTGTCAAACATGTCGAGCTTGGAAGTGCTGAATTTGGCCCACAACAATCTCAATGGGACAATACCTTCGTCTCTAACAAAGCTGAATTTTCTCTCCAAGTTTGATGTGTCGTACAACAATTTGACTGGAGATATCCCTGCCGGTGGGCAATTCTCCACATTCTCACCTGAGGATTTTGATGGTAACCCTACACTCTGCCTTCGGAATTCTTCATGCGCCGCGAAGGATTCATCTGTGGGAGCTGCGCACAGTAAGAAAAGCAAAGCCGCCCTTGTTGCCCTTGGACTGGGAACTGCAGTTGGGGTTCTCCTCGTCTTGTTCTGTGCTTATGTGATCATGTCAAGGACTGTTCATTCAAGAATGCAGGAGCGCAATCCAAAGGCTGTAGCAAATGCTGAAGACTCCGAGTCTAACTCTTGCCTGGTGCTGCTTTTCCAAAACAACAAAGAATTCAGCATTGAGGACATCTTGAAGTCCACCAACAACTTTGATCAAGCTTATATAGTTGGATGTGGTGGTTTTGGCCTTGTCTACAAGTCGACACTGCCAGATGGGAGGAGAGTTGCAATCAAAAGGCTTTCAGGTGACTACTCTCAGATCGAACGGGAATTCCAAGCCGAGGTGGAGACACTTTCACGGGCTCAGCATGAAAACCTTGTCTTGCTGCAAGGTTATTGCAAGGTCGGCAATGACAGGCTGTTGATCTACTCATATATGGAGAATGGTAGCTTGGATTACTGGCTTCACGAGAGGGCTGATAGTGGGATGCTGCTGGATTGGCAGAAGAGGCTACTGATTGCACAGGGTTCTGCAAGGGGGCTGGCATACCTGCATATGTCTTGTGATCCCCACATACTGCATCGAGATATAAAATCAAGCAATATCCTTCTAGATGAGAACTTTGAGGCCCATCTGGCCGACTTTGGCTTAGCAAGACTCATCTGCGCATACGAGACACATGTCACAACAGATGTGGTGGGAACCTTGGGGTACATTCCTCCTGAATATGGGCAATCACCAGTGGCGActtacaagggtgacatatacaGCTTTGGCATTGTTCTGCTCGAGCTACTCACTGGTCGGAGGCCTGTGGACATGTGCAGGCCGAAAGGGACCAGGGATGTGGTGTCATGGGTGCTTCAGATGAAGGAGGAGGGCAGGGAAACCGAAGTTTTCCATCCAAGCATACATCACAAGGGCAATGAAAGCCAGTTGATGAGAATCCTTGACATAGCGTGCCTTTGTGTGACTGCTGCTCCGAAATCAAGACCAACATCGCAGCAGCTAGTCGCATGGCTCGACAACATCGCAGAGGGCGGAGGTATACTGCAATCCTAG